In Chiloscyllium punctatum isolate Juve2018m chromosome 52, sChiPun1.3, whole genome shotgun sequence, a single genomic region encodes these proteins:
- the LOC140470728 gene encoding histone H2B 1/2-like, translating into MADEKKAQQTSKKGAKKIIKKAPAKGGKRRKRTRKESYAIYIYKVMKQVHPDTGISSKAMSIMNSFVKDIFERIAGEASRLAHYNKRSTISSREIQTAVRLLLPGELAKHAVSEGTKAVTKYTSSK; encoded by the coding sequence ATGGCTGATGAGAAGAAAGCTCAGCAAACCTCCAAGAAGGGCGCGAAGAAAATCATCAAGAAGGCGCCAGCGAAGGGTGGTAAGAGGAGGAAAAGGACCAGGAAAGAAAGTTATGCCATCTACATCTACAAAGTGATGAAGCAGGTTCACCCCGACACCGGCATCTCCTCCAAAGCCATGAGCATCATGAACTCGTTCGTCAAAGATATTTTCGAGCGTATCGCGGGGGAGGCTTCCCGCCTGGCCCATTACAACAAGCGCAGCACCATCAGCTCCCGGGAGATCCAGACCGCCGTGcggctgctgctgcccggggagCTGGCCAAGCACGCCGTGTCGGAGGGCACAAAGGCGGTGACCAAGTACACCAGCTCCAAGTGA